One genomic region from Epinephelus moara isolate mb chromosome 8, YSFRI_EMoa_1.0, whole genome shotgun sequence encodes:
- the elac1 gene encoding zinc phosphodiesterase ELAC protein 1: MAMDMTFLGTGSAYPSPHRGASALVLRTQGECWLFDCGEGTQTQLMRSQLRAGRITKVFISHLHGDHLFGLPGLLCTVSLNTNPEQQNMNCVDIYGPRGLRHFLRVTLGLTGSQLLFPYAVHELEPTTDQSPEEGQLSLEITTEHGPLHPQEQPGRTIPLDVSSDCYPLFEDKTFVVKAFRLFHRIPSFGFCIQEHDRPGRLLKTEILKELGLKPGPLYGRLKAGEPVTLESGRVILPSEVLEEAIPGRKVCILGDCSSVLGEGPLRLCNEADILVHEATLGDEHREKAVDHGHSTPEMAAALARACCARRLVLHHFSQRYKPCSLQKEGDEDDVSELKRQAEDALKDSGIEVTLAEDFLTLPIPLRRPR; encoded by the exons TGACTTTCCTCGGGACGGGCTCGGCCTACCCGTCTCCTCACCGCGGTGCCTCGGCTCTGGTGCTGCGGACCCAGGGGGAGTGTTGGCTGTTTGACTGCGGGGAGGGGACCCAGACCCAGCTGATGAGGAGCCAGCTCAGAGCCG GTCGAATCACCAAGGTTTTCATCTCCCACTTACATGGAGATCACCTGTTTGGGCTGCCTGGTCTTCTCTGCACTGTGAGCCTCAACACCAACCCTGAGCAGCAGAACATGAACTGTGTGGACATTTACGGGCCCCGGGGCCTCCGGCACTTTCTGAGGGTGACACTTGGCCTCACAGGATCACAGCTGCTCTTCCCTTATGCAG TGCATGAGCTGGAGCCCACAACTGACCAGAGTCCAGAAGAGGGACAGCTCAGTCTGGAG ATCACAACAGAGCATGGTCCTCTGCACCCACAGGAGCAGCCTGGCAGGACGATCCCCCTGGATGTCTCAAGTGACTGTTATCCCCTCTTTGAGGATAAGACGTTTGTGGTGAAGGCCTTCAGGTTGTTCCACCGCATCCCCTCCTTTGGTTTTTGCATTCAGGAGCATGATCGACCTGGAAGACT ACTGAAGACTGAAATCCTGAAGGAACTAG GCCTGAAACCAGGGCCGCTTTATGGGAGGCTGAAAGCTGGTGAGCCTGTAACTCTGGAGAGTGGGCGTGTCATTCTACCAAGTGAAGTGCTGGAAGAAGCCATTCCTGGGAGGAAAGTTTGCATCTTAGGAGACTGTAGCTCAGTTCTTGGGGAAGGACCACTGAGGCTGTGCAATGAAGCGGACATTCTAGTTCACGAGGCCACCCTTGGGGACGAGCACCGGGAGAAAGCGGTGGACCATGGACACAGTACACCTGAAATGGCGGCAGCGTTGGCTAGGGCTTGCTGTGCACGGAGGCTGGTGTTGCACCATTTCAGCCAGAGATACAAACCTTGCTCTCTGCAGAAGGAAGGTGACGAGGACGATGTCTCAGAGCTCAAGAGACAGGCAGAAGATGCCCTAAAGGACAGTGGTATAGAAGTGACTCTAGCTGAGGACTTTCTTACTCTACCCATTCCTCTTAGAAGACCAAGGTAA